ACAAGTAGATTTGTCATGTTTACCCAATTCACTCTAAAAGGATGCACGTGTGGCTCTCCCTTAAGATTCTATTTGTAAAAGTAGCTTTGGAGGTCACACTCAAAATACTACCCCCATCAATAACCAAGCTGTCCTGTCCCCCCCCACATCTGATGAAAGTGTTAAAAAAACGAAAGCGATTCACTTCCACTTCTCCCTAACCATAATAGTGCACAAGACTTACCGCACCACACTAACAAGGTTGTCATCCTCCTCGAAATCATCCACAACCTCACCCTCATCTCCCTAATACTCAACAACATCTACAACGTGATCCTCACAATTAGGCATGTCATCAATCTCACGCTCCAAAGCCAAGGTTTGTCAAGGACAAGAAGCAAGTCTGACCTCTAGCATAGCCAACAATGACACAGCAAAGATGAGCTACTAGGTTGAGGAATTGTTGGATCCTCACAATGAATAACATGATGGGACTCTATTAATCTCGCTATACTACACCTAGAATGAAGGAAGGATTTGGATTGACGAGAGTCACTTGAGATAATGACCTCTGAAGGAATTTGAGATACCCTTCAATGGCAATAGCTTTCAAATAAGCTACCTCTAAAGAATCGAGTGTAAGTGTTTCACTTCTCTCCTAACATCCTCCTCAACACCATTCACGAACCTAGTGACTATAAGATGTGTGACCTCAAAAATAACACTATTAAGCAGTTGATCCTCAAATTGATCAATATAAGTGGATACAATGGTGATACATTGATGGCCCAAGAGGTCACTACTAAACACTTGGTTCTTATAGGAAAAGGGAAGTACTTCTCTTTCACCGTTGTTTCATCACCTCCTACTGGGTTATGGAAGGATCATCTACTGCTCAAGGGTTTGTTGAACAATTTGCCAATATTTCTTGGTTGGTCCCATAAATTTCATCTTGGAAAATTGAACTTTGTCCTCCCTCACCTTGTATCCAATTCCTCTCAAAGTAACCTCCATCTCTTCTACCTAAACCCAAAAAGGGCTGAACTAGTTTGCTAGGTGGTATTAAGGCTTGACACCTCTTGTTGAGTGCTATAGAAGCTCTTGAGATGGGAAAAATGCCTTGGGCTAAACCTACAGAATATAAGGACTCAATAGGGTGCCTGACTGATTATTCTAAGCCATATGCCATAGGGTGCTTACCCAACaaatcatttgtgcaaattattcGACAAGATGCTCAAATTTTTGGTCTGCAAAATCCTAGAGTGTGTTGAAGTAGATACAAAGATTGGGTATCAATTGGTGCAAATTTGTTGGGATGATTTTAGTGGCTTTGTTGGTGGCCATGGATAATGCAACATGCTGAGGAAGACTAAACTTGACTACAAGTGATATGAATCCTAAAATTTAATACAATGCATACACTTTAAGCTATTAACATAATTCACATGAGTTGACATGGTCCTATATAATATGACAAGAAGGGTGTATGGATATGAACAAGGCTCAAGCAATGAATGAACCACAAAGTCAACAAAAAAGGGCGGACTTTCTAAAATGGTAACAAGAAACTTGGAATTTTGCAAATTACAAACTTTCATATTCATGTAAACAAGAGAATTCTGTTACCTCACCAAAAAATCTAAGCCCAGATTGCAATGAGTCTCAAGCTCTCAGCATATTCATGTAATTTTTCAAACTCACAGTTTCTCAAGTCTTCACAACAGCACCGACAATCTGCAGCAACAAAGTCTGGATTTCCAGTATAGGTGCCAAATTTATCCTCCAAAACATGCAATATGCACTAGCACATGAATTTCTTCAATTCAGATTCAAATCTTGAGGGGACAaaaacaaaaagtaaaaaaattgCAGCTGGAACCAATTTCTCATCAGTTTGGAGGTAGCAGAAGGTCCTGGTTCTGTTGCATGCCATGAATGTTGCCCGCACCTCAAGTGCATGCTCTGGTAGTAGATCAAGGGGTGGTGATGCTGGAGATGGTGGCAGTGTGTCAAGAAAAGGTCAGAAAGTTAAGGGACTGCTTGGTTAAGGATCCAAAACTTGCATCCAAATCCTCgttttttaaaatgaaaacagCAAATTGTATTATCACAAAAATGCATTAGGATAACAATTcgagtttagttttctaaaacaaaaaattataaaatatgtttGGCAGTAGCAGGGTGGGTGACATTAGCCGATAATGGCAGCATTCAATGGTCGGTGCCAGTGATTAGACGGTGGCAACTGTTGTGGTTGTTGGAGCTGGTAGGGGGCAGGGGTGATGAGTGGAGATAGTCAATGACGGCAGTAGATGGCGGTAAGTGACAACGGGTTGTGGTGGTCATGGTCATGGTGACCATGATGGGTGGCGATGGAGGTGGAAGGTGGAGACAAGTGGAGGTGGGTGGTGGTTGGTGACTGTGAGTCGTGGTGAGTGGTGGCCAATGGTGGTCAGAGTGGTGGGTAGTGTTTGGTGGTGGTGGGTTGTGGTGAACAGTGGCCAATGGTGGTCAACAGTGATGGGTAGTCGTGTATGGTAGTGGTTGGCGTTCGATGGGTGGCCGTGCATGGAGCTGGTTAGCAATGGCAGGAGGTGGTGAAATGGGTTAAGAAAGGGTTGGGAGTACTGGATTTTATCTGAATTCATAAAGAACATCATTTTATAGAATCCTAAAAATGTGGTGTTTTCATGGTCATGTAACAACTAAACAAATACATTTTATTTGCATTTTCGGTATTCCTTTTTGCAAAACTGTATCTGGAACCTTAACCAAACAGGCCCTCAGGCTTTTGAAAGGGGATTGACTCGAAAACTTTTGGTCGCTGCATAGGGGTTCGCTAGTGGTCAAACGGTGATGAAATTTCACAAGTTGGCCTTTCAGTGGTTACGATTTTCAATGGCGTGGATGGTGCCATGAAAATCTTTCAGAAAAGGGGTGTTTGAAATTTGAATCACGGACCATAATTTCTAAGGAAGCTACAAATGAACAGAGCTTCAGTTCCTGGGGATTTTCCTGCTATTTCTGAATTATGAACACTTAATAGGACTATTTGTCATGCACAAAACTTACAAcaatggaaattaaatcaaaataaCAGGAAATTGTTCTGGAATGTAGCTTTGAATATTTGGATGACTCGAGATAACAAAGGAAGATAGTGGACATATAGAAATTTGCTCTAACACCAAATTGATGCAGGACATTGACCGTTAGAAATCGAGAGAGAATTGAGAAAGAGACgcagagaaaagaagaagaagatagaaaaTGGGAGAAGAAAAAAGAACTGTAGGAGACAGAACAGAGAATATGAACAGAACaaagaaagaagagaaggagCAGGGAAGATGAAGAAAGgtggaggaggaagaagaagaggagatgATGGAGAAGACTGCATGACAGAGAAGCAGAGAGAGGGACTACTAGAATTCTGATAAAAATGATGAACTATCTCATATAACTCATGGACCAAGTATTTATACCTACACCTACTAAAATGCatcattataataaaaaaaaaataagcccAACACAATTGGCAATTACacaacacaaaaacaaaaaacaaaaaaacaaaatccATTTCAATCATAGTTTCCTAATCTACGCCTAAAATATATATGCCAAATAGGTGGCCTAGAGGATGTAGGCGGTCCGCTGTCATTAAATCACTTCACCAATGCTACAATGATGACATTTCTATAATAATCAATCAGATATGtcaacacacaaaaaaaaaaaaaaaaacaatgccaTCCAGTCCACTATACATGCAAACAACAATGTGGCTCTGTTGTATGCCCCCAGGGCGTAGCTCAGGTGGTCGAGCGAATTCCgggtgtgcctctcacgaggtcagcaatgcgcctcccgggttcgattcctcCCCTGGGCTCCTGGTTTACCCTCTTCGTGGTGATGTGGGGCCGGATccacggggcgtgggattagtcactggccggtgcgacggaccgtaaaacggacgtcgttgacggtagGTGGATACCCGgacgtacccaaaaaaaaaaaaaaaacaatgtggCTCTGTTGTAGACTGATTGAAATATGGAAGTTCACATTGGATATATGGAAGACAACTTACATGCATTCCTAATATGTATCATATAAAGTACAACAAAAATTCTCCAGTAACTTCACTCCAGCCTCTAGCTTCAATTTTATAGTCAACAGAGTTTCCTTGATCAAAATttaagatattaaataaattgacCTATTGTATTGGTTATAAACACAAGTCACCAACCATAGGATGTATGTGCTAAATGCATGAAAAATTATTTGCTAAGTTCTATACAAATCAGGCACAGTGAATTTTCAAATGGCAgttcaaaaatgttaaaaattcAATCGATAATGGAGGAGGAAAAATTTGTAAATTAAAGCCTCAGTTAAAACTAGGTCACTTATATAGAAAATTTGTGTATGGAAGACTAAAATTCCCAACAGATGAACTGATGCTGCACAGCAGCATACCTAAGTATTTTTCTATGCAGCTCAGCATAAGAATTAAAACAATAGTGCTGCCGCTTAATAAGTACCTGGGGTGATGACAAAAGCTCAGCATCTTGTTTCTTGAGCCTTGAAAGCAGAAGAACAAAATAGACCTTCCAAAAGTAACTCTCAGTCATATGGCCAGGGCAAAGTTCAATTCTAAGAGCTGCTAGTCTTGGCAAAAGGCGTTCAACAACCCAAGCATGCTCTTGTTGGGCATCCGATAAATCAAAATCTAAAACAACAAAACGAGAAAGAGCATTCATAAGGCAGAAAAAAGATCCATAAGATGCATGATCATTAGCATGGATCATACAGGAAGACACTATATGTGGTTCATCGACAGCATTTTAATTACAGCAATCAAGCTCACCACACAAACTTCCACCAATCGATTTCTAATTATTATAAACTACATTGTTATTAATGGCATACACATTGCCTCAGTCTTTTTGCAATAACAAATATTCTATGGCATTGTAATTGGCATCCATCGTATGAGGAAAATGGAGCAGACTTTTTAATAGTGATGCCAAAAAACAAGAATAAAATGATGAAGAAGACAGATATGGGTAAGTGAACAAGTGAGGGCATACTTCTAAGTTTGTAGTGCAATAGAATCATTTGATCAAGCAGTGTctaatgaattaataaatgtggataaattttcaaaaaaggtAATGGATATTTCAGTCATGTACTACCACAAGTATACTCATAAGTCACATCATTGTATGCTATAGCAACAAATaattataaatacacatgaagtgtcactagatttttttttaatttgaagtttcaatttaaaaattttagaatgATAAATAAATTCCCCTCCAATAGCAACTTCACCATATGTTCCTATTAATGGAAGAACTACAATAACAATGACCAGCAAGTATAGTGATTAGTTTTCCTGCGAAAATAACAAAGAAGCATAAATGCGTGGTGTTGGATTCTTAACACACAAGGAGAAGAGCaagaaagaagaggaagagggTTGGAGTTTAGATTCAAATCTTTTGACACGAAGAAGAACTGCGAACaattcaaaatgcaaacaaaagcTCCAATGCTAGCGATTAAATTTTTCGTCTCATGACAAATTCGTCTATTATGGTCATATCATCAAAGACAAAAGCAACCATAATTAGTCACGCAGAATTAACAAACCACGCAAAATAAATTAACCAATCTGTCAAACCAAGaataaaaattatgagtttttgaAGCAAACATACCATCCAAGTCTTCTTCCTCCTCTAGCGGAAAATCCAACCACGTCTCAGGGTGCATCGCGATATTCTTCGCGAAGGCTAACACCTCATTGGTAACCCCTGCAACTCTTCCTAAATCATACTCCTCCAACCACTCCCCCTCGTCCTTCTCTGACCCAAACGGTAGAAAATTCGAGGCCATCTTCGAAATTTCCGACACCGCTCTGTGATGCGACAGCTTCGAGAACCCCGTCCTGAACTTGCCTCCGATCCCGGCGATATCGCTGCGAATGCTCGAAATCCCAGCGTTCTCGGCGGTATCTTCGCCCGAAACCTCACCGGAGACCGACGGATCCGACGGCTCGGACCGATCCCAGTCGGAGACCGAAGGATCGGCGCCACAACGAGAAGGAGTAGATGGCTGGGAAGGCGGGGGAGCGAGGAAAGACGCGACGCCCCATAGCTGGCGCGTCAAGGTTTCTCTGAATTCTGAGAGGTCTTCTTTGACGCCTCGCCCCTGAGCGTCCGATCGATCATCTTCTTCCGGGTGTGGTTTGGAAGGTGAAGCCGGAGAATGCGCGCTTGCCGCGACGGCGCCGAACGCGGCGACGTCGGGTTTGTCATCGTCGAGTCGCAGAGTGTTCGCCAGCGAACGTGCCAACCATGACATCTCGATGGCCGAAAAGGCGAGGAAAGATAGGTTTTAAAAAATGTGCATACCGGCGGAGGCCAAGTTCCGGTGGGCGACGGAGTACGGACTACCGTGGTCTCTTTCTCTCtatattagattttaaattttgaaaaggttttgaattttattttttactattttttattttttaaaagaaggtggaatttttttcattaatacaaattaaatgctGTGTTTACcagattttcaaataaaaaataattctaaaTAATAATATGAGTCCTGTTCCCAATGAAAAATAACTAGTTGAAAATTTGGGCTTGACAAATAATATAAAtgcaaaatattaaatatatatccAATTACGTATgttcaattcaaatttttttgaattaatatatgctGATGAGAAAAGTAAATGTTAAATAAATGTATTAAAATTGTATTTTGTTGTatgtttaatttttgattttatgTTCAATTTGTATGTATAGTTAGGGTGTTCATCAATCCACTCAACCCCCATCTTGACCGATCCaaatgacccaaaaaattaattcaaatagttTATAAGTTGGATgacattattttcattttatataaatttaactTTGTGAATTAATTTACTGATTTAGTATCTAATATACTTGACAGAAAGAaatatgtgtgaaaaagtacttaagacttatAAAAGAATACGTAAGATAGATTGTGGGTTACACTTTTAGgagtattttaatttttatgcttTATTTCAATCGTAATAATGtttatgaatataatgttttGATCCTTCCGAAAACCAAtggagaaattttaaattttatatttaatattgtTAATAGTATATGTGTTAggtaataaacataaatatatttatttaataactCTTTAGAATCTTCTTTATATTTTGTTATCAACACACATAACAGACTTGTATATGGTACTTGATATATTATTTTCTATTGTTACATTGATACTAATGTTTTTAGTTTATAAGAAATCTACTAATGTAATATATCTAACGTGAATTACACTAGTGCAAGTagtattttcaaagaaaatatgttattttgTTTGACAAAACTCTTACATTCATTCCTTTATGTTTGACAAAACTCTTATACACATTCCTTTatgttattttttcttttctatttcgcCTTTAAATAAGCTAAATCGTCAACTCAATCAAACCCGCCCAACAACCAAATTGACTCAAACCAACCCAAACCACATCTTTAGCAATTTAATTTAAGATTGACTTTCACTAAACTGATAAAATCGAATTGATTGGAATTTGAACACCCCTATAGTACAATACAATTGAATGTCAACATATTCATTTTTTCCTTATATGTTGTTGTTGCCAAAATTTGTTGGAtatgttagcaccggaggagtccatgAGTAgttttgatacacatgggtgaacaccaacttgacccaaaagtttaaacttaTTGAGTATTGGgcctaatcatgtatataagcacccatcatccacttaattttttcaatgtgagacaaactcacaagtagaattaTTAACAATTTCCCTCTCACTTGTAAGTTTCAACTACTTGTGCTTGAGCAAAAATCGTCCCTTATGGGGTAAACGTAATTCTCCAACAATTTCTTAAGTTGGTCTTACCACTACGCCTTATGTGCTTCGGAAtacattccacgtgcctccgaactaAACCTACTTTCCACATCTTGATCCTATTCGAATCCATCTTCCAGATCTAGATGATTCTTATTGGTCTCGATCACATACTTGGTAATAAATATTGAACAAAAAAAGTATtgaaagttataagtggtgtTCAACTGTATTTAAATTAAGTGGTATTTAAATACTTACTTTAATTATAAGgtactatatgattatttttaaatatattttaaattaataatattaatattttctaattaataattttatcaATATTTAGtttagttatttttaattaatatttaaatcttttatattaataaaataataagattatttttttaataaataattgtCTTGTTATTAATGTAGATTTATAGCAAATGactatcacattaatttatgataaaaataatattcttaattaaataaaaatttaaaatttttttaagattAATTTAAATTGCTAGATGATTCTTTTTCATTCTAGGattgaattatatttcattaattactaaTATGTTATAATGCATGGTAAAATAATTTAcgattattttttaatataatttttaaaaatttaaattttataattaaaaaattaatttctaattatattataattaaaatttaaatgtttCTATTGGTTAagttaatataatattatttttaattaataataatcatgtatatacataacttatgattatcacattaatttgtGTTAAAATTAGTATTAGTTAAACTAAAATTTGTAATCTATTTTATGTTAATCtaaatttatagatgatttttttattcattccaaaattttaattatatttcattaataattaatatgttataatacatactaaaataatatatgattcttttctaatatattttatatttaaaatataatattttaattaataatttaactaataattatattaattgttatttttaattaacatttaaatatttttatcaagtaaaaatattgtaatgttattttttaattaaaaatcatcTATCAATTATGCAAGCTATCCTCATGAGTTACTTGTATGAGTATAGCTCATCTATCAATTTATGAATAAGACTTATCTGTCATTtgtcaaaaaatatatatgagcGAAACTTGTCTGTCATTAAGTAGTGTTTATCTGttatttatatgaatatttataAGTGGAGTGCATCTATTGCTTATATGAGTAGATATCATTTGTTAAATTATGAGCATGACTCATAatgtttactttttgagtctaattccattttgattatgacaaaccactcgtatcttatgtgtgtatttaataTTTGAACATGTCTTTTATTCAACACACACACAAGGAAACTGAACATGGACTTAAAGAACATATCGTTCGGTGTATTCCACGTGAAGATCAAAGAACAAAGAAGAGAAGATATGTATTtcaatttgtaatgcatttaggtctttggtatgtaataatgcatgttctGCATGATGTGGTTAAATGTTCAGAAAGACCGTAGACATACCTTAAGGACCTATACTTCTAAAAACCTttttgataaattaaaatcatataaaggttTTAGAATAGTTTTAGGGTTATAATTAGGGCAAAAACTTAAGTGTTCAAAGACCTCAGTTGATTGACCCTTAGTAGTTCACACTGGCTCAGTCAACCGACCATGCCTTAGGTCAGAAGTCAAAAAGTTTCACAAGACTTAGTCGATCAATCATTTTTTTCAATTAAGTCTCCTAAGTCAACCAAATCTTGTGAAATTTGAATTATGCTTTAAAATCAGTTGACCGATACATTCATCAGTCGATCGGACCTCATTTTTGGCTATATTTAAAAGCTCAATCGACCGACCATGGAAGAACAAAACATGCTCAGTCGACCGGCCTTCAATGCCCAACCGACTGAACCTTTAGGCCAGCCAATCAAATCCGTGAAGGTTTGAAAAATAGCCTTAGGTTAACCGACCGACGAAGTCGTCAGTCGATCGACCCTTTTGGGTTGCCCATTTTTTTAGCACTAAaatgtgtttaatttttaatttaaaaaatttaaaataccctcCATGtccccaaacggttatatttttagaaactctatatatatccctttcaTTAGCataattagtaacaagattagcccaaaaattttctcaaatattttgtgccttatttttcatactctctttgtttttcctttgaaaaatcatttctaAGAGAGCTTTTGTTGTGATATGAATCGAACAATTAAAATGCACAACGAAATAAATACAATAAGTAAATAACACAACCAAAACAAGAACAACTATAAGATTTgcgtggttcgacaaagcctacatccacggaagcaatgacacacaaatttcactatgaaaatcataACGtgcacaatacacttctcaaatgatcacactCACATTCAATTTACACCCAGAATGAAATACATAATagttcctcagaggtttccctccatttacccaaccacccaacgttcaaaaattcaaaattcagaaaaccTGCTCGTAGCCCAAACGCCTTTTGTCAATGAGTACAGAGCTTTGTTGACAATCCATAGAAGACCACTTGTTGACGATAACAGGCTTTCTTCGATGAATCCAGAACTCTGAGATTTTCTTACTATCGATATTTTCTCCTCGACGATCACAAAACATTCATCGACGATCCCTTGTTAtattctcgttgacgaatacaaggtttTCGTTAACAATCGCCTGCTGTGCTACCCCTTAatgttttctttcttctttctttgcttaagaaaaccaaagtataagagtcacaaacaacaatctccaccttggctatTATACTCCTCGTAGGAAAATCCTAAAAAACATGTTTaactactccaccttgaacttgaaaatgtttggttgggtatgtctcccttctatcacttggagacatgaagtaagtccaagcaatgcttgaacttttatgaagtaactgatttcgtcaaaatatccgctgcattttcaCATGTGTGAACTTTCTTCAACACAAGctcacctgaagcaatcaattccctaACTCTATGGAACCTCACATTAATATGCTTgtttctagcatggtatatctgattcttcgccaaacacatgacactctgactatcacaatgcaacaccacACCATCTTTCTGTAACTctagctctctgactaaactagtaagccataaggcttcctttgtagcttTAGCAACTGCCATATATTTTGCCTCAGTCAtggataatgctaccagagattgtaccatggatctccaacacactggtcctcctacaaaggtaaaCACACATCCCGTTGTaaaccttctatcatccatatcttcagcataatcaacatcaacaaatctcataactgaaggacaaccctttTGTTtgtcgaacatgatgccatatcccgatgtaccctgTATGTATCCATTTGacagcttcccaatgctgccttcctggattagaaagaaactttcTTACCACACTcaccgcatgagccaaatctggcctcgtacacaccatgacatatatcaaactccccacagcactagcataagatacctttgacatgtcccagatttcctcattcgtacttgggcaatctgcagtaaacaacttgaaatgattcgatagaggtgtacacaccggtcttgcattaaccatgctaaacctctctaacaccttctgtacataaccgccctgagataatcATAACCTCCCTATAGTTATGtcacggcgaatctccatcccaagtattttcttagctgaaccaagatctttcatgtcaaattccttatacaacatgttggaattggtgtgatcccaagagggggatgaattgagttttaaaaac
The sequence above is a segment of the Malania oleifera isolate guangnan ecotype guangnan chromosome 8, ASM2987363v1, whole genome shotgun sequence genome. Coding sequences within it:
- the LOC131162446 gene encoding uncharacterized protein LOC131162446, with amino-acid sequence MSWLARSLANTLRLDDDKPDVAAFGAVAASAHSPASPSKPHPEEDDRSDAQGRGVKEDLSEFRETLTRQLWGVASFLAPPPSQPSTPSRCGADPSVSDWDRSEPSDPSVSGEVSGEDTAENAGISSIRSDIAGIGGKFRTGFSKLSHHRAVSEISKMASNFLPFGSEKDEGEWLEEYDLGRVAGVTNEVLAFAKNIAMHPETWLDFPLEEEEDLDDFDLSDAQQEHAWVVERLLPRLAALRIELCPGHMTESYFWKVYFVLLLSRLKKQDAELLSSPQVMAARARWMQELQKRTKQEQGWSRGGTPHSKDCSNLWKEDFVCSSSCNACSENMPFRTNAFESAASATTDIETEKHPVVSSEMQIIDKSVIEEKPMIWTKDKDVAPGSSSKVILQTYEDDGDDWPEEENSDLAAYRRTTIPLGNEEDVSFSDLEDDDYDCSVPVKSKVVP